accATGTTTTTACTTGCATGTCACTTCCCTTAAGGTGTTCTTTTTCTGTGGGAGTCTGAGGGAAGTGGTGATGGGAATTCCTCCTGAGTTTTGTGACTGGTGGCTCTACCCTGTTGACGCAGGATCTTTAATCTGTGCAACTCTATGAACAATTCTGGGTAGGTGGGGTTAGCAAATGACGTGGGAAATTGGAACCTGACATATTTGAGATACAGCTGTAGTAAGTTGCTGGACTATGGTGCCTCTTCTTTTCCTGTGGAATGGGTGGGATGTATACCTACCTCATGGGACAGCATGGGAAAAACTCCCCCACATATGTACAAATCAGACTCATTCTCTTGTATTACAGTTCATTCAAGAAGGTTTTTTTATTGTGCTGCATATGTCTGAAGTCTCTGTGCATAGTAAGACTATAATCAGCTCCTAAGAAGGGACATCTGTATTGCTGATTCCAGAGATGAGCTGtcttttttcccacattttagTTATTGATGAACTGTGTAACTTAATCAGCAGTATTCTGTTGCTGGTAGATAGCTAGTGGAAAGCTAGATCAAAATATTCATGTAGGAACTATCTTCCTGGTCTTTTGGTTTGCCAGGCTTCCTGCTGTAGGTTGAGAAGAATAGTTGCTGAAGAAATCCTACCAAAGTAGTCTGAATTGCAGAATAGAGAAATGTATTTGTTCTTGGGTAGATGAGTCCTTTACCAGTGTAACCATTCCTTAAGCCCTTGGTCTCTGACCCCTCTATTCATGTCTGTGCAGTCAGTGTAGTGGCATCACACCTGCTCTTGCCTTGCAATTTCGACAGCTGAATAGGAGAGAGTGTGTAGGTTTGAATGTGTTTGCACAAAGTTTAGTGATCGTTAAAAGTCTGATTTTTATCACACTGTTTTATGACTTAACActggaataaaattattttcctcttggCAAAGTTTTAGTGATGTCTATGTTGGCTTATTTCACAGCTTTATCTATTTTGTCTAAACCTTTATCTGTTTTATATAAACCAGTTACTTCTATCTGAATGCACTGAGTAGCCTAATGTTTTCCCACTGTGATGCTGCAGTGCCTTCCCCCTTTCAGTAATCCTTTGTGTAAGGACTATAacagtttacattttccaggttCTGCTGTTTGTCTTTCACCACCAGCAAACCAAATCTTTCCACGTCCTCTCTCCatccttgttttcttccctAGGGAAACAAAATCACTTAAATAGATGTCCTTATCTCAGGGGTGATtagggctgagcagggagtgAGGGGAAGGACTTAGGCAAGGGTTGTCTCAGTTGTTCCTTGGCAAGTGAGCCACTGCTTACTGGGGTTGTTCTTTAATTTTAGTCAGTCCCACGAAAGTGGTTTACGCAATGAATTTAGCTCAGAGATGTCCATTGGTGTCACTTACTGACGGGCTGCTTTGTTCCTCTGCTATTGTTGGTCACGTGTAGGATGTGCTGAGGCACAGTGCCCACACTGTGCCCCAGTGCTCCCTAGTCCACGGAAAAATCCAAAAATAGTTCCCGAGTCCTTGTTTCTCCCTCTCAATGCTGTTTTCCCAGCATAGTCTTGAAGACCAGACCTGGCAGTTCCTGAAGGTTTGGGCAGGGTGTTTGTACAATCTCTCGTGGTGGGACTGTGTCTGCTCTGGGACATGCTCAAGGTTGTGTGTCCACGTGCTTGAGGAGCTGACAGTGATTGTGGAAGTatcccagggctgtgtgtgcagccTGTGTTTGAAACGCTGCTGCTCTTTTTAACCCTCTACCAAACTGTGCCCACAGACTGCCATTCTTAAATGTTGGACTGAGTGGCGATTCCTCCTCTTTCCAAGGTGCAGAgctttgggaatggggaagAAAGAACCCTCTAGCCAAAAAGATTATCCCTTTTTTCAGTAGAACGTGCCGGAGCAGCGTGAGGGATCACTGCAGCTCACAGCTTCAGCCCAGGGTGACTAGGAGCAGAAGCAAACCTTACAATGTACTCACTTGTTGGGATAATGCATTTCTTTAGGCAACCAACCAAGAATGTGGCTGTTTTCAGCAGGGTTCAGGGATCTCCACAAGTCTCCTCAGTTGCTGGGACAGCAAAGGCATAGAGAGGAGGCcagacagcagagcaggagagggaaacAAGCTCCTGGGAGCACTGAGGGAAGCTCCTGAGCTGGGAAGCACAGGGCAAACTGTGCTGTGGCAGGGGGTCGTGCCTGCAGGACTGGGGGTGCAGATTTCACAGGGCAGAAGGAGGAACTCAAAACTCCAGTGTGAACAACTGTTTTTTATTGTCCACCTTCTAAAACAAAGGACAGCAACATGCAGAGTGAGCAGGACCCATAAGCCCAGGTCTTTTCTacaatttaatatattttttttgtcccagtttttgtgtttctgaaatCCTTCTAGCCTGCTGCAGTGGTTTCTCCACCATGGATTTTCTGGGCTGTCTCCCTGCTTGCAGTCATGTCCTACAAAGACTTACAGGGTTgttcttaaagaaaattatcaagATCCCCCCCTAAAATCTTATGGCGGTGTCATCATTCTCAAGATTTCCAAGTAGATTTCATGTAGGTTTAGGGTAATAGtaagcttttaaataaaaatacttccaaaaaGCTGCTTGTTCCTTTCTTACCTGCTCCTGGTATCTTTTTTCCCATGCTGCTTAACTGAGGACAGATCTGGGGAAGCAAAGCACCCCAAAGAACCCCCTTACACATCTCGCTCCCTCAGATTTAAGCAGAGCACTGAGGTACTGGGGCTGTCACggtgctgccaggagctgatGGCTGATGTGCCTAAGCAAAGCACAGTTAGTGTGAACCCACTTCCCAGTGCTCACCATGGGGGGCTTCTAAAAGCTTGACAAGCACTACTGAGATATTTCTGGAGAAGGATAATCCTCTAAACTGGCCAGGAAGAAGACAGCCACGCACAGAGCCTTGTCTTTGAGGGCCAggtgctccctgcagcactggaggGAGGTGAGGCAGGTGGAGGAgatgggctctgtgctggggtttTGTCCTCTGCTCGAGGAGCAGCCTCCCATGAAGATCTTGCTCCTTTCCAAAAGGGCCTGAAACACCCTTTCCTCCAGTGTGccaccctgcagctgggaaaagcagcagctgaaactaTTCTGTGAGAAGTCTCattttctccctccccctcAATGAAgactccagcagctgagctccaAGCATCAGCTTGGGCAGGTCACAGGGGCTTAGCAGGGCTTTAGGAGATCCCTGGCCCCTGGCTGAAGCAAGCGGGGAGGCAAACCAGCTTCCAAGTGTGGTACAGGGGTTGAATACTTCTGAACACACCCTGATGCCCATTAACACATCCTCTATAGCTAAGACCACTCACACAACACGATCCCATCAATGTTTCATAAGCTGTAAGCAGACCTGCAAATGAACAGTGTCACCATTCTTTGACCCTGGGTCAGCACCGGccacctctgctccctctggCTGGTGTCAGGCACCTAGGTGAAATACTTGGAGGCCCCTCTGGAAATCCTCtcttcagcagagctggtggcaaAGGacacctcctcatcctcctcatccagCTGGAGGCTGCCCGAGGAGAGCCGCACGCGGGCCATGGGTGAGCGCAGCACGCGGCCGTACAGGGAGCAGTAGTCAGCGGCCAGCAGGTCCGAGTCGGAGTCGCTGGACTcggtgctgctgcccaggtaGCGCTCGGTGGAGCGCCGCGGCCCCGGAGCCAGCCCGTGCTGGGCTGGGACGTGCCAAAAAACGCCCCCTTTGcggctgctcagggcagggcacgGCCCCAGGGGCCTGAACTCAGAGCCGTAGGGGAAGCGGATGGTTTTCATGTCCGACTGGCTCCAGGACCGCTTGGGAGGCTGCTCCTGAAAGCCGTAATCGAAGGCGCGAGCCAGTGACCTGTTCTCCCCCACCGTGCTCGTGCCCATGGCCGTGCCTGCAGCCTCCCCGTGGAACTGCCCAGCCTGGGTCCCGCTCGGGCTCTGCCGGGGGGGTTTTGCTGCCACAGGGCCGCTTGCAccagctggccctgctgtgtCCTCGCCAGGGGCCAGTGCAGGGCATGGGGACTGCAGCGCCCTGTCCAGATAGAAGAGCACAGGGGGGGCCGGGGCCACCacgggcaggggacagggcacatCCGTGTACACCAGCTGCCGGGCGCTCACTTCCCGCATGTTGCCCACAGAGGTGCTTTTACTGTTCCCAGCGAACTGGTGGGGCCGAAAGGATGTCAAGGGATTCCTGGCTCCGAAGAGGTCGATGGGCTCCCACGCTCTCTCCATCTCCAGCTCGGCGTAGAGCAGGGGGAAGGCCGACGAGCTTTTGGAGTGGGGCAGGAAGGTGGGGGATACTTCGGGCTTGGAGCGCTCCAGCTCAGCGGCAAACGTCACCTCCATGGTGGAGCTGCGGCGCCGGCTGTCCAGGGTGGGCTCGGAGCCGTGCACTCCGTTGGCGTGGTAGGAGCCCCGGCTGCCGTAGGCCAGGCGCAGCTCCTCCACctgggcagggcacagagggggtgggtgccaggtgggtgcccagggcagggtgggaagggagcaCCCAGAGCTGAGGGTCAGGCTTGGCCTCCAGCcgagctcctgcagctggggcagcaaTGCCAAGACCCTGGCACAGAACTGTTGCTGATGCCATGGGGACTTACCTGCTTTGATACATCCGTCAGGAGGTCCGGGGAGGAGCGGCACTGCCTCTCATCGTAGCGGGATGTGTAGTGTTTCCTTCAGGACAAGAGCATGTATGTATGGGTGTCGGGCCAGGAGGGTCCAGTCCCCTCAGGCACCACCCCCCCTACATGCCCCCGGTACCTCTCGAAGGGCAGGCTCTTCATCTTAGCCTTCCTCCcgtgctccagcagctgccgcTGCGTCCTCCCACTGCAGCATGGAGAGAGAAATGTGAGCAGCACCatcagccccagccctggacagGCCTTGTGCCCCATGGGAGGGGATGCAGCAGGACTGAGCAGGGGTCTCTCCAGGAGAAGTCGCTGTTATCACCCCCTCGGATTCAGACAGGGCTGACATAAAAGGGAGGCTCGGAGCCAtccccagacccttcccagccccagcagttTGGGTTTCCCCATGGAATTTACCTGTAGCGGAAGCTGGAACCTTTGCTGCACAGAAGGGCTTTGGGCTTTGACTTGGGCTCTTCAGAGAGCCTGAAGAAGGCGTGGTACTCCACACACGTCTTCCAAAAGGCCTTGCAGGTGTCCCGGCTCACCATAGTGAACTCCAGCGTGTCCTTGCACAGTGCCTGTGTGCCAGAGACAGGACAGCCGGGGTCAGGAGCACGGGACAAGCTCTGCCATTTGCCCTCCTGAACCCCAAGGGTCATATGGGCTGTCAGTGGCTCCAGGCAGTGCTCTGTCACCTCGCTGGGGACACAGGAGTAGCACATGTTGCCCTCAAGAAGGAGCACCATcatgagcagcaggaatggatTTCCTCAAAACTGGGGAGTTTGTGTGGCTGACCTTCCATCCACAGCTGTCTGCTCCCgagcccagcagctgcctgtggtGTGGTACTTACAGAGATGTTTGCATGGAGCTTGATGAGAAAATGCTTCCTCTTGAAACTCAGTTTGCGAATTTTGGACCAGTTGAAGGTGTTGATCTTTGTATTACCCTGCAAGGACAAACACAGCAATAACAGCTGGATGGGGCAACCTgtaaaaacagaaatgcagtggGCCAAGGCCTGAGTTCACAGGACGCTGCATCAGACTCCAATGCAGCTTTTGGAACTGCTGAGGCCTGGGGAAAGGGTGCTGGGGTTTGGTGTTTTGATCTGCATCAGCTGGTTCTACAAGTAGAAATTGAAGTTCAGGGCTTAACTCTGCCTGCTGAAGCTCTTTGCAAAAGTCCAGGATTCCCAGACAAGATCCTCAGAGAGGTTAAGGCAGGGAGTCCTATCTGTGCCAGCTCAAATATCATGTGAGTAAAGGCAGAATCAGTGCCCCAAAGAAATAATATTCTCCCCTCCTTTGCTGGGAAGTGTAGCACTGCTCAGCTCACCCCCCACACCTTTAGACCTGGTTTAAGCAGGCTGGAAGCACACATTATTCTGTTATCATTTTGCACGAGGTTAGATGCAGCCACACGGCAGAACCAGGAAAAATCGTGTTACTCCACTCTGTGGCACCAGGACCCTCTCAGCTTCCTGGGAGAGCCCAGATTTTAATGGGCTCACAGATGCTCTAATCATGCGTGAGGAGTGTTTATGGCTCTGAATAAATAACCAGGTCTGGCAGCACTAATTACCAACAGCAGACCCACAGCTAGGTTTTatgtttgggtttgttgggtttttttttttgctgtgacaAGATGTTCCCAGGTTGAAATCAGCTGGTGTGGGAGCGGAGCGCTGCCTCATGCCGGCTGAGAGGAAGTCTGTATTTACTGCGCAGCTCGGCCGTGATTACAGCGTTATGTAATTGCACAGACGTGGGGGGCTATTTTCGCTGGAAGATTACACGGTGAACACATGTGACAGAGCCGTGGAACCTGTGCTGCTCACAGGGCCACCACGCTCGTGGGACAaaggccagcagagctggggcacgCTCAGTGGCACACAGGGGCGGTGGGGCTGaatcccacagcatccccttCACGCCCACGGCCTGTGGAACACATGCCCTCGTGTAGGGTTTGGGGCGCTCGAAGGGGAGAAGGGTCACCTCCAGCTGGAGAGGCCATCCCCGAGCCCCGGGCTCACCCgcagcaccagcacccccaTGTGTGTCACGGCCAGGTTGATCTGTGTCCCCTCGCCGTCGCTGGCGGGGTGCGGGCGGATCCCGTACATCTCCAGCTTCCTGGCCACGTCCAGCAGCTGAACGTCCGACTCGGCCGGCGTCTTCCCTCTGGAGAGACAAGCGCACGGGAAGCGACAGGAGTGAGAGGGGAGGTGCTGAAATGGGCTggaaaaaagccattttgtAGGTGCACAGGCTGGCATCACACCCaccccactgccagccctgcctgctgacGGGAACATCGTGACAGCAGAGGTCCATCGGGGGGGTTGTGGGTGGCCGTGGCGTGGAGCAGCCCCTACCTGTGTCTCCGGTGGTAGTGCATGATCTTGTTGTCCAGGTACTCCTGGTTGGGCAGGTACCTGTGCGTGGCCAGGTGCTGCTGGTCTGTCTCCTCGTGGAAGTCGCCCAGCTCGGCTTTGGGGACACGGGAGAGCACGGATTAGGCTGAGAGGGGTCGGTGCagagggcagccctggctgctcagccacagcccGTCCCGCAGTGCCCTGCGGGCTCTCGCTTGCCCTTACACTGCAGCAGGTGGGAGACGAGCAGCGCCGCGCTCTTGTCGCTGCAGGGCAGCCGCCCCTGTGCCAGGTCCTTCTTGATCTGGAGGGTGAAGAGGTACCTGTGGAGGGGGACAGGAGCATGCCCTGGGGGGAACtgggtgctgggctgagccgTCAGGGCCGTGCCTGTTCCCATATCTCAGCCCATGGGATGCACATCTGCAGGGTCACAGGATGAGCATGCAGCCCCTGCAgaaggctgcagctgggcactgtATGACCTGTACATCCCTGTCATTGAAATGCTCATTAGTAGATTTCAAAATTAACATTCCTTTCTGGTTTGGAGGGCATTTGCCTCCCTTGGGGCTCTGCAGAAGCACTGTCTTGGTATTATTCTTAGTTTGCAATGCTTTCTCTAAAATTGTAAAAGCTAACaatgtcatttttaaaaataaaactaaagttGTTCTCTTAGAACGCTGCTTGAGGCAGGAGCTAGACTGAGCAGTCAGACTCTGTGCCCAACTGCTAAAGTGTTTGGCAGTAAACAAATTGCAGCCTCATAAGACAGCTGATCCTTCAAGTGcattgtgtttaaaaacagaggATCAAGAAAAGATATTATCTCGTTTTGTTCTGTAAAGCATAATACTTAGGATAACCACTGCACACAGACAGGCTGGGGTGGATGAAGATAAAGAATTAACACGCTgcaaaaacacagcactgtgtgGTTAAGAAAGTAATAAAACAAGCACTGTACCTGGTCAGTTCTTCTCTCAGGTGGCCGGGGTCCACTGGGAAAAATTTCACCATAAATTTGAAAAGAACCTCCTTAGGATCTTAAAACACAACATCTTCATAAGTTTTCTTTTACATGTCTATTGAGAACATTTACAACTCTCTTCACACATGCTGCCTCCTCACAGAGTAAATTATCTGGACCCTTACAAATCAGGGACTACAACCTgcccccccaaaaccagcctACCCAGGCTCCCAGTATTACCAAGGGATGCAAATAGAGATTTGGGTATCTAAAGAAtactaaagagaaaaatgtccCAGCAATTCTTTAAATTGCAAAAATCCCTGTTGCAGGGGGTTTCCATGAAATGGTGCCAGGGAGCGTGGCCAGAGCCTTGGTGTAATTGCcatcactggggctgtgtgttaAACTCAGCCCTCCAAGCACTTGGGATGCAACAGCTCCATAGGAGGCTGCTTGggcaaaggttttttttttgtgggatgaGTGAGAACAAG
The sequence above is a segment of the Vidua chalybeata isolate OUT-0048 chromosome 14, bVidCha1 merged haplotype, whole genome shotgun sequence genome. Coding sequences within it:
- the FRMD7 gene encoding FERM domain-containing protein 7 — its product is MLHLKVQFLDDSQKIFVVDQKSCGKGLFNLTCSHLNLVEKEYFGLEFHSQAGNQVWLEPLKPIIKQVKNPKEVLFKFMVKFFPVDPGHLREELTRYLFTLQIKKDLAQGRLPCSDKSAALLVSHLLQSELGDFHEETDQQHLATHRYLPNQEYLDNKIMHYHRRHRGKTPAESDVQLLDVARKLEMYGIRPHPASDGEGTQINLAVTHMGVLVLRGNTKINTFNWSKIRKLSFKRKHFLIKLHANISALCKDTLEFTMVSRDTCKAFWKTCVEYHAFFRLSEEPKSKPKALLCSKGSSFRYSGRTQRQLLEHGRKAKMKSLPFERKHYTSRYDERQCRSSPDLLTDVSKQVEELRLAYGSRGSYHANGVHGSEPTLDSRRRSSTMEVTFAAELERSKPEVSPTFLPHSKSSSAFPLLYAELEMERAWEPIDLFGARNPLTSFRPHQFAGNSKSTSVGNMREVSARQLVYTDVPCPLPVVAPAPPVLFYLDRALQSPCPALAPGEDTAGPAGASGPVAAKPPRQSPSGTQAGQFHGEAAGTAMGTSTVGENRSLARAFDYGFQEQPPKRSWSQSDMKTIRFPYGSEFRPLGPCPALSSRKGGVFWHVPAQHGLAPGPRRSTERYLGSSTESSDSDSDLLAADYCSLYGRVLRSPMARVRLSSGSLQLDEEDEEVSFATSSAEERISRGASKYFT